From Pyrenophora tritici-repentis strain M4 chromosome 1, whole genome shotgun sequence, the proteins below share one genomic window:
- a CDS encoding Myosin heavy chain: protein MAHIYDIGTRAWQPDTTEGWVASEVTDKQIAGDKVKLVFTLENGETKSVETTVTAIQTGEDPNLPPLMNPAMLEASDDLTNLSHLNEPAVLQAIKLRYLQKEIYTYSGIVLIATNPFARVDSLYVPGMVQVYAGKQRSYGAPHLFAIAEEAFADMMRDQKNQTIVVSGESGAGKTVSAKYIMRYFATRESPDNPGKRRGKVDSMSETEEQILATNPIMEAFGNAKTTRNDNSSRFGKYIEILFNKQTDIIGAKIRTYLLERSRLVFQPLKERNYHVFYQLVAGATDEEREELSLKSVEEFSYLNQGSAPIIEGMDDVAEFKATRQSLTKIGVAPETQSGIWRLLAALLHMGDVKITATRTDSNLSPDEPALVKACQLLGIDATTFAKWIVKKQLITRGEKIVSNLTQQQAIVVRDSVAKFIYSSLFDWLVERTNESLATEEVLANAHTFIGVLDIYGFEHFAKNSFEQFCINYANEKLQQEFNAHVFKLEQEEYMREQIDWTFIDFADNQPCIDLIEGKLGILSLLDEESRLPMGSDEQFVTKLHHNYSGDKHKFYKKPRFGKSSFTVCHYAIDVTYESDGFIEKNRDTVPDEHMEVLKASSNKFLTQVLEVAASIREKETANNASSKPGTAMSAGRRMATNRKPTLGGIFKSSLIELMQTINSTDVHYIRCIKPNEAKAAWQFDGPMVLSQLRACGVLETVRISCAGYPTRWTYEEFALRYYMLVRSNEWTPEIRNMATAILKKALGTGKNDGTDKYQMGLTKIFFRAGMLAFLENLRTARLNDAAVMIQKNLRAKYYRRIYLEMREAVIFVQSLARGYMTREKTEEARQVRAATTIQRVWRGSKDRKRFLVIRNSLIKFEAIAKGFLLRKNLLDKRLGDAARMIQRNWRKQRYIRAYKKEINDIITVQKLWRGRKARREYKVLRAESRDLKNISYKLENKVVELTQNLGTMREQNKSLKSQVENYENQIKSYKERSRTLENRQKELQAEANQAGITAAKLSQMEDEYKKLQTSYEESNAKMRHLQEEEKELRATLKRTTEDLEQSKRKSNITETEKVSLRQQLAELQEQVEIMKRAGPISDLTNGHAPSIAPSSLIKLVSSKKPKRRSAGPDTRELNRFSEQYNPRPVSMAPGSTIHRQNLSGSTFAQLDNVELELENILAEEDMLNDEVTLGLIKNLKIPSPTTTPPPTDKEVLFPAYLINLVTSEMWNNGFVKESERFLANVMQSIQQEVMNHDTEDAINPGAFWLSNVHEMLSFVFLAEDWYEQQKTDNYEYDRLLEIVKHDLESLEFNIYHTWMKVLKKKLHKMIIPAIIESQSLPGFVTNESNRFLGKLLQGSNTPAYSMDNLLTLLNSVYKAMKAYYLEDSIITQCVTELLRLVGVTAFNDLLMRRNFLSWKRGLQINYNITRIEEWCKSHDMPEGTLQLEHLMQATKLLQLKKATLNDIEIIQDICWMLSPNQIQKLLNQYLVADYEQPINGEIMKAVASRVTEKSDVLLLTAVDMEDSGPYEIAEPRVITALETYTPSWLQTPRLKRLAEIVSQQAIAQQEKLEFDDEAPNGQSNGDAMNALTGGMNGGGMNGHGTIEEGIEA from the exons ATGGCTCACATTTACGATATCGGCACCCGGGCATGGCAGCCCGACACCACTGAGGGCTGGGTTGCCTCGGAGGTGACAGACAAGCAGATTGCGGGGGATAAGGTGAAGCTGGTGTTTACGCTGGAGAATGGAGAG ACCAAGTCTGTGGAGACGACGGTAACAGCCATTCAGACTGGCGAGGACCCGAATCTCCCACCACTGATGAACCCGGCCATGCTCGAGGCCAGCGACGACCTTACGAATCTCTCGCATTTGAACGAGCCGGCTG TGCTCCAGGCCATCAAACTCCGTTATCTCCAGAAGGAAATCTACACATACTCGGGTATTGTCCTGATTGCGACAAATCCCTTTGCGCGAGTCGACTCACTCTATGTGCCCGGCATGGTCCAGGTCTACGCTGGCAAGCAGAGATCCTATGGTGCCCCTCACCTGTTCGCCATTGCTGAGGAAGCTTTTGC CGACATGATGCGAGACCAGAAGAACCAGACTATTGTCGTCTCCGGAGAGTCAGGAGCCGGAAAGACCGTCAGTGCCAAATACATCATGCGATACTTCGCCACGCGCGAGTCCCCAGACAACCCGGGAAAGCGAAGAGGCAAGGTCGACTCGATGAGCGAGACCGAAGAGCAGATTCTAGCCACCAACCCCATCATGGAAGCTTTTGGTAATGCCAAAACAACGCGAAACGACAACTCCTCCCGGTTTGGTAAATACATTGAGATCTTGTTCAACAAGCAGACGGATATCATTGGTGCGAAGATCAGGACATACTTGCTAGAACGGTCAAGACTGGTGTTCCAGCCGCTTAAGGAGCGCAACTACCATGTCTTCTACCAGCTCGTCGCGGGTGCTACAGACGAGGAGCGCGAAGAGCTGTCTCTCAAATCGGTTGAGGAGTTTAGCTACCTCAACCAGGGAAGCGCACCTATAATCGAGGGCATGGATGACGTGGCCGAGTTCAAGGCGACCAGACAGTCTTTGACAAAGATCGGTGTAGCGCCCGAAACCCAGTCTGGCATCTGGCGCCTGCTTGCCGCGCTGCTGCACATGGGAGACGTCAAGATCACGGCAACCAGGACAGATTCAAATCTCTCGCCCGATGAGCCTGCGCTCGTCAAGGCATGCCAGCTGCTCGGAATAGACGCCACTACCTTCGCTAAGTGGATCGTGAAGAAGCAACTCATTACTAGAGGAGAGAAGATCGTCTCAAATCTTACTCAACAACAAGCTATAGTAGTTCGAGATTCCGTTGCCAAGTTCATCTATTCGAGTCTGTTTGACTGGCTAGTCGAGCGCACCAACGAAAGTCTAGCCACCGAAGAGGTCCTTGCCAACGCCCATACATTTATCGGTGTCTTGGATATCTATGGTTTTGAGCATTTTGCCAAGAACTCTTTCGAGCAGTTCTGCATCAACTACGCCAACGAGAAACTGCAACAAGAGTTCAACGCCCACGTTTTCAAGCTAGAACAAGAAGAGTATATGCGCGAACAGATTGACTGGACTTTCATCGACTTTGCTGATAATCAGCCCTGTATCGACCTTATTGAAGGTAAACTGGGTATCTTGTCACTGCTAGACGAAGAGTCTAGGTTACCCATGGGTTCCGACGAGCAGTTTGTTACCAAGCTACACCACAACTATTCTGGAGACAAGCACAAGTTTTACAAGAAGCCTCGATTCGGAAAGTCTTCCTTCACTGTCTGTCATTATGCCATTGACGTCACATATGAGTCGGACGGATTCATCGAAAAGAACAGAGATACTGTACCTGACGAGCACATGGAAGTACTTAAGGCTTCAAGCAACAAGTTCTTGACCCAAGTCTTAGAAGTTGCAGCATCGATCCGCGAAAAGGAGACTGCAAACAACGCCTCCTCTAAGCCTGGTACTGCTATGTCTGCTGGACGAAGGATGGCTACCAACCGGAAACCTACACTTGGTGGTATCTTTAAGTCTTCTTTAATTGAGCTCATGCAGACGATAAACTCGACTGATGTCCACTATATCCGGTGCATCAAGCCTAACGAGGCCAAGGCCGCCTGGCAGTTCGATGGGCCTATGGTCCTGAGTCAATTGCGGGCCTGTGGTGTTCTTGAAACCGTCAGAATCAGTTGTGCTGGTTACCCCACCAGGTGGACTTACGAGGAATTTGCCCTGCGCTACTACATGTTGGTCAGGTCCAATGAGTGGACCCCAGAAATCCGGAACATGGCTACGGCGATTCTCAAGAAAGCACTGGGTACTGGCAAAAACGACGGTACCGACAAGTACCAAATGGGTCTGACTAAGATCTTCTTCCGAGCTGGTATGCTTGCTTTCCTAGAGAACCTACGTACTGCCAGGCTCAACGATGCGGCCGTCATGATCCAGAAGAACCTCCGAGCCAAGTACTACCGCCGCATCTACCTCGAAATGCGGGAAGCTGTGATCTTTGTGCAGTCGTTGGCTAGGGGCTACATGACCAGGGAGAAGACTGAGGAGGCGAGGCAAGTCAGAGCCGCGACTACCATCCAGCGAGTTTGGCGCGGCAGCAAGGATCGCAAACGCTTCCTCGTTATCCGCAACTCGCTCATCAAGTTTGAAGCCATCGCAAAGGGTTTCCTTCTGCGTAAGAATCTCTTGGACAAGAGACTTGGTGATGCTGCTCGTATGATCCAGCGGAACTGGCGCAAACAACGCTATATCCGCGCGTACAAGAAGGAAATCAACGACATCATCACTGTGCAGAAGCTCTGGAGGGGAAGGAAGGCCCGCCGAGAATACAAAGTTCTCCGTGCTGAATCCCGCGATCTCAAGAATATTTCATACAAGCTGGAAAACAAGGTCGTGGAGCTTACCCAGAATCTCGGTACGATGAGGGAGCAGAACAAGTCGCTCAAGTCGCAGGTGGAGAACTACGAGAACCAGATCAAATCGTACAAGGAACGCAGTCGAACGCTCGAAAACCGTCAGAAAGAGTTGCAAGCCGAGGCCAACCAGGCTGGTATCACCGCTGCCAAGCTCAGTCAAATGGAAGACGAGTACAAGAAACTGCAGACAAGCTACGAGGAGAGCAACGCAAAGATGCGGCATTTGCAAGAGGAAGAAAAGGAGCTCCGTGCCACGCTTAAGAGGACTACCGAGGACCTTGAGCAGTCAAAGAGGAAGAGCAACATCACTGAGACCGAGAAGGTGTCGCTCCGCCAGCAACTCGCCGAGTTGCAGGAGCAGGTTGAGATCATGAAGCGAGCTGGCCCTATCAGCGACCTCACCAATGGTCATGCTCCCAGCATAGCCCCCAGTAGCCTGATCAAGCTTGTCTCATCGAAGAAACCCAAGAGGCGCAGTGCCGGGCCGGATACTCGCGAGCTCAACCGCTTCAGCGAACAatacaacccacgaccagTCTCAATGGCTCCTGGCTCTACTATCCACCGACAAAACCTCTCTGGCTCAACCTTTGCTCAGCTTGATAATGTCGAGCTGGAGCTTGAGAACATCCTTGCCGAGGAGGATATGTTGAACGATGAGGTCACCCTCGGTCTTATCAAGAACCTGAAGATACCTTCTCCTACTACCACACCTCCCCCTACGGACAAAGAAGTCCTCTTCCCTGCCTACCTTATCAATCTTGTTACATCAGAGATGTGGAATAATGGCTTTGTTAAGGAATCTGAGCGTTTCCTTGCTAACGTCATGCAATCGATTCAACAAGAGGTGATGAATCACGACACAGAAGACGCAATCAACCCAGGCGCTTTCTGGCTCTCAAACGTCCACGAGATGCTGTCGTTTGTGTTCCTTGCTGAGGACTGGTACGAGCAACAAAAGACCGACAATTACGAGTACGACCGACTACTTGAGATTGTCAAGCATGATCTTGAGAGTCTCGAGTTCAACATCTATCACACATGGATGAAGGTGCTCAAGAAGAAGCTACACAAGATGATTATTCCTGCTATCATCGAATCGCAGTCGTTACCAGGCTTTGTCACCAACGAAAGCAACCGCTTCCTTGGCAAGTTGCTCCAGGGCAGCAACACCCCCGCCTACAGCATGGACAATCTGCTCACGCTGCTCAACAGCGTATACAAGGCTATGAAGGCATACTACCTTGAGGACTCGATCATCACACAGTGTGTCACCGAGTTGCTGAGGCTAGTCGGCGTCACCGCGTTCAATGACCTGCTCATGCGCCGTAACTTCCTTTCCTGGAAGCGAGGTCTCCAAATCAACTACAACATCACACGTATCGAAGAGTGGTGCAAGTCTCACGATATGCCTGAAGGCACACTCCAGCTTGAGCACCTCATGCAAGCCACCAAGCTGCTTCAGCTGAAGAAGGCTACATTGAACGACATTGAGATTATTCAGGACATCTGCTGGATGCTGAGTCCCAACCAGATCCAGAAGTTGCTCAATCAGTACCTCGTGGCTGATTATGAACAGCCGATCAACGGCGAGATCATGAAGGCTGTTGCGTCGCGTGTAACAGAGAAGAGCGACGTGTTGTTGCTTACAGCCGTTGACATGGAGGACAGTGGCCCGTACGAGATTGCGGAACCCCGAGTCATTACAGCATTGGAGACATACACGCCCTCAT GGCTACAAACACCTCGTCTCAAGCGCCTTGCAGAGATCGTCTCTCAACAAGCCATTGCGCAACAAGAGAAGCTCGAGTTTGACGACGAAGCACCCAACGGTCAGAGCAACGGTGATGCCATGAACGCACTGACTGGCGGCATGAACGGCGGAGGCATGAATGGCCACGGAACGATTGAGGAAGGTATTGAAGCATGA
- a CDS encoding SerA, Phosphoglycerate dehydrogenase and related dehydrogenase, protein MTPAQDIAGSSLARSISNSLNLSTSPNLSFHSPPGTFRHPPPGASYDGRNSSFPANSHAQQVAKQLKPFDTKDIKVLLLENVNEAGVDILRGQGYQVEAIKASLSEDQLIEKIRHVHVIGIRSKTKLTKKVLDEAKNLHVIGCFCIGTNQVDLQTAASKGIAVFNSPFSNSRSVAELVISEIIALARQLADRSMELHNGTWNKVSKGCCEIRGKTLGIVGYGHIGSQLSVLAESMGMAVIYYDVLTTMGLGTARQVQSLDELLAHSDFVSLHVPATAETENLIGKEQFAKMKDGSYLINNARGTVVDISAMIEASRSGKLAGAAIDVFPNEPAGNGDYFTNDLNNWTKDLIGLKNIILTPHIGGSTEEAQSAIGVEVSTALVRYVNEGTTLGAVNMPEVNLRSLTLDQPDCMRVIYIHKNVPGVLRQVNGILLHHNIEKQMSDSRNDIAYLMADISEVKEGEIRDLVTSLEELSSCIRTRVLY, encoded by the exons ATGACTCCCGCACAAGACATCGCTGGCAGCAGCCTCGCACGCAGCATCTCCAACAGCCTCAACCTTAGCACGAGCCCGAACCTCTCCTTTCACAGCCCACCCGGCACCTTTCGCCACCCACCGCCTGGCGCCTCTTATGATGGCCGCAACAGCAGCTTCCCCGCAAACTCGCACGCGCAACAGGTCGCGAAACAGCTGAAGCCCTTCGATACAAAGGACATCAAGGTCCTACTCCTAGAAAATGTAAACGAAGCCGGTGTCGACATCCTCCGCGGCCAGGGCTACCAGGTCGAGGCTATCAAAGCCAGTCTGAGCGAGGACCAGCTGATTGAGAAGATCCGCCATGTACATGTCATTGGCATTCGGTCAAAGACGAAGCTCACCAAGAAGGTCTTGGACGAGGCTAAGAACCTCCATGTTATCGGTTGCTTCTGCATTGGAACCAATCAGGTCGACCTCCAGACTGCCGCAAGCAAGGGTATCGCCGTCTTCAACTCGCCCTTTAGCAATTCGCGCTCCGTCGCCGAACTCGTCATATCAGAGATCATCGCCCTTGCTCGCCAGCTGGCCGACCGCTCCATGGAACTTCACAATGGCACCTGGAACAAGGTCAGCAAGGGCTGCTGTGAGATTCGCGGCAAGACGCTGGGTATAGTCGGGTACGGGCACATTGGCAGCCAACTGAGTGTGCTGGCCGAGTCCATGGGCATGGCTGTCATCTACTACGACGTCCTCACCACCATGGGGCTGGGTACGGCCCGACAAGTACAGTCCCTAGATGAGCTCCTAGCTCATTCCGACTTTGTCTCTCTACACGTTCCTGCGACTGCCGAGACCGAGAACCTCATCGGCAAGGAGCAGTTTGCAAAGATGAAGGATGGCAGCTACCTCATCAACAACGCGCGCGGCACCGTCGTGGATATCTCCGCCATGATCGAGGCTAGCCGCTCTGGCAAGCTTGCCGGTGCCGCCATCGACGTGTTCCCCAACGAGCCCGCAGGCAACGGCGATTACTTCACCAACGACCTCAACAACTGGACCAAGGACCTTATCGGACTCAAGAACATAATTCTAACCCCTCACATTGGTGGCAGCACCGAAGAAGCACAGAGCGCAATCGGTGTCGAAGTCAGCACAGCACTAGTGCGCTATGTCAATGAAGGAACTACACTTGGGGCCGTCAACATGCCCGAAGTTAACCTGAGAAGCTTGACACTTGACCAACCCGACTGCATGCGTGTCATCTACATTCATAAGAACGTACCTGGTGTACTGAGACAGGTCAACGGCATCCTCCTCCACCATAACATCGAGAAGCAAATGTCCGACTCTAGAAACGACATTGCCTACCTCATGGCAGATATCAGTGAAGTCAAGGAAGGCGAAATTCGGGATCTCGTCACCAGTCTCGAGGAACTGTCTT CATGTATCCGTACAAGAGTCTTGTACTAG
- a CDS encoding glucose-6-phosphate 1-dehydrogenase, giving the protein MADTVIQPQHEEVNAGNMELKDNTVIVVLGASGDLAKKKTFPALFGLHRNNFLPKNIRIVGYARTKMDHEEYLKRVKSYIKTPTKELEKQLEEFCGFCTYVSGQYDQDDSFIALEKHMQEIEKGRKETNRIFYMALPPSVFIAVSQHLKRNCYPKNGIARVIVEKPFGKDLPSSRELQRALAPDWNEDELYRIDHYLGKEMVKNILILRFGNEFFGATWNRNHIDNVQITFKEPFGTEGRGGYFDEFGIIRDVMQNHLLQVLTLLAMERPISFSAEDIRDEKVRVLRGMAAIEPKNVIIGQYGKSLDGQKPGYKEDDTVPKDSRCPTFASMVAYIKNERWDGVPFIMKAGKALNEQKTEVRIQFKDVTSGIFKDIPRNELVIRVQPNESVYIKMNSKLPGLSMQTVVTELDLTYRRRFSDLKIPEAYESLILDALKGDHSNFVRDDELDASWRIFTPLLHYLDDNKEIIPMEYPYGSLSEIDEMR; this is encoded by the exons ATGGCGGACACTGTTATCCAGCCCCAACACGAGGAGGTCAATGCCGG AAACATGGAACTCAAGGACAACACCGTCATCGTTGTTCTGGGTGCCTCCGGTGATTTGgcaaagaagaagacc TTCCCGGCACTCTTCGGTCTC CACCGGAACAACTTCCTCCCAAAAAACATCCGCATCGTCGGCTATGCGCGTACAAAGATGGACCACGAGGAGTACCTCAAGCGCGTCAAGTCTTACATCAAGACACCCACAAAGGAACTAGAGAAGCAGCTGGAGGAGTTCTGCGGCTTCTGCACATACGTCTCCGGCCAGTATGACCAGGACGACTCCTTCATTGCGCTCGAGAAGCACATGCAGGAGATTGAGAAGGGCCGCAAGGAGACCAACAGGATATTCTACATGGCCCTTCCTCCCAGCGTCTTTATCGCAGTTTCCCAGCATCTCAAGCGCAACTGCTACCCGAAGAACGGCATTGCTCGCGTTATT GTCGAGAAGCCCTTCGGTAAGGACCTGCCCAGTTCGCGCGAACTACAGCGCGCATTGGCCCCAGATTGGAACGAAGATGAGCTGTACCGAATTGACCATTACTTGGGTAAGGAGATGGTGAAGAACATTCTCATTCTCCGATTCGGTAACGAATTCTTCGGCGCAACCTGGAACAGGAACCACATCGACAACGTTCAG ATTACCTTCAAGGAGCCTTTTGGAACAGAAGGACGAGGAGGTTACTTTGACGAGTTTGGCATCATCCGTGACGTCATGCAGAACC ATTTGCTGCAAGTGCTTACCCTGCTCGCCATGGAACGACCCATCTCCTTCTCCGCCGAAGACATCCGCGATGAGAAGGTCCGCGTTCTCCGTGGCATGGCCGCTATCGAGCCAAAGAACGTCATCATTGGACAGTATGGAAAGTCGCTGGACGGCCAGAAGCCAGGATACAAGGAGGACGACACAGTGCCCAAGGATTCCCGATGCCCCACTTTCGCCTCTATGGTCGCCTACATCAAGAACGAGAGGTGGGACGGAGTGCCCTTCATCATGAAGGCGGGCAAGGCTCTCAACGAGCAGAAGACCGAGGTCCGCATTCAATTCAAGGATGTCACATCGGGAATTTTCAAGGACATTCCACGAAACGAGCTCGTGATCCGAGTGCAGCCTAACGAGAGTGTTTATATCAAGATGAACTCCAAGCTGCCCGGTCTTAGCATGCAAACGGTCGTCACAGAGCTCGACCTTACCTACAGGCGGCGATTCTCTGACCTCAAGATCCCTGAGGCATATGAATCGCTCATTCTTGACGCGCTCAAGGGCGACCACTCCAACTTTGTCCGTGACGACGAACTCGACGCTAGCTGGAGGATCTTTACACCTCTGCTGCACTACCTAGATGACAACAAGGAGATCATCCCTATGGAGTACCCATATGGTTCGTTGTCCGAAATTgatgagatgagatga